A genome region from Sphingobium sp. WTD-1 includes the following:
- a CDS encoding response regulator yields the protein MFFGRIRGDDTARDGARDGAGAPRNAIRSVLVVEDEPLVAFDHEHILSQAGYRIAATVDSHTHAARVIDAGSVDLVVTDINLRGGRCGIEVARHAHARQLPVLFVTGACPADARSLAVGCLAKPFAPRDLLAAIAVVDAVLAGRAPPRKPRGMKLFAEIA from the coding sequence ATGTTTTTCGGGCGAATCAGAGGGGACGACACCGCCAGGGACGGGGCGAGAGACGGGGCAGGTGCGCCGCGCAACGCCATCCGCAGCGTGCTGGTGGTGGAGGATGAACCGCTCGTTGCCTTCGACCATGAGCATATCCTGTCCCAGGCAGGCTATCGCATCGCTGCCACCGTCGACAGCCATACCCATGCTGCCCGCGTAATCGATGCCGGATCGGTCGATCTGGTCGTCACCGACATCAATCTGCGCGGTGGGCGTTGCGGCATAGAGGTCGCGCGCCATGCCCATGCGCGCCAATTGCCGGTGCTGTTCGTCACCGGTGCATGTCCCGCCGATGCGCGATCGCTGGCGGTCGGCTGTCTCGCCAAGCCCTTCGCCCCGCGCGACCTGCTGGCGGCGATCGCGGTGGTGGATGCGGTGCTGGCCGGTCGCGCGCCACCACGCAAGCCGCGTGGCATGAAGCTGTTCGCCGAGATCGCCTGA
- a CDS encoding GFA family protein → MVTGRCQCGAIHYAAEGEPVYSALCHCSDCRMSAGAPMVGWALFPHDKVTIEGDPITYQSSDNATRHFCGTCGTGLFYTNPTVFPGMIDIQSATLDDQTVFPPAVHVQYTEAAPWMAAAHDLPRFDRYPSD, encoded by the coding sequence ATGGTGACGGGGCGGTGCCAGTGCGGGGCGATCCATTATGCGGCGGAGGGAGAGCCGGTTTACAGCGCGCTCTGCCATTGCAGCGATTGCCGGATGAGCGCGGGCGCGCCGATGGTCGGCTGGGCGCTGTTCCCGCATGACAAGGTGACGATAGAGGGCGATCCGATCACCTATCAGTCGTCGGACAATGCGACCCGTCATTTCTGCGGCACCTGCGGCACCGGGCTGTTCTACACCAACCCGACGGTGTTTCCGGGCATGATCGACATTCAGAGTGCAACGCTGGACGATCAGACGGTCTTTCCGCCGGCGGTGCATGTCCAATATACCGAGGCGGCGCCCTGGATGGCGGCGGCGCATGACCTGCCCCGGTTCGATCGATACCCGTCGGACTGA
- a CDS encoding Rrf2 family transcriptional regulator → MQLTRHTDYALRVLIHLAAVPGGRATIPEIADAYGLSRNHLMKVVHGLGQGGFIRTQRGRGGGFTLAADPVDIRIGAVVRHSEPDMAMADCASCAIRPACGLSGILAQAVGAFLTVLDGYSLADAARDRTGLAALIAALPSPAAADSNPDLSPACASSSSPRPD, encoded by the coding sequence ATGCAATTGACCCGCCACACCGATTATGCGCTGCGCGTGCTGATCCACCTCGCCGCCGTGCCTGGCGGACGGGCGACGATCCCGGAAATTGCCGACGCCTATGGCCTGTCGCGCAATCATCTGATGAAGGTGGTGCATGGCCTGGGCCAGGGTGGCTTCATCCGCACCCAGCGCGGTCGCGGCGGCGGCTTTACCCTCGCCGCCGATCCTGTCGATATCCGCATCGGCGCGGTCGTGCGCCATAGCGAGCCGGACATGGCAATGGCCGATTGCGCGTCCTGCGCGATCCGCCCGGCCTGCGGCCTGTCGGGCATATTGGCCCAAGCGGTCGGTGCTTTCCTGACGGTGCTGGACGGCTATAGCCTGGCCGACGCGGCGCGCGACCGAACGGGTCTCGCAGCGCTCATCGCCGCCCTGCCCAGCCCTGCCGCCGCCGATTCCAATCCGGATCTCAGCCCGGCCTGCGCATCCTCTTCTTCGCCTCGCCCGGATTGA
- a CDS encoding pseudouridine synthase, which yields MEPPKKSGPPRRSGPGGPKRPSGPGSRGGADRGTGRSDGRNEGRFDSRSEGRLDRSARRGERPARGPRLDRNGPGEARGNRFGEGRSERGEGRGARPDRSASGEGRGGRFAGNREEGRGDRPARGARPDRNAAGEGRGRFGEARGERSERPARGRPERAAQPDRAERPARSGRPAEGKRPERATGDRPARAPFGERAARPAFGDRPARPRPEGRTEGRMGGTSYPPRRPGSKKPAAPHVANPHPARAAAETSGKGEPQRIAKLLARAGIASRREIERMIEEGRIARDGVTIDTPATLLTSLHGVTVDGDPVAAPAPARLFLFHKPTGFLTTERDPAGRPTIYDILPDDLPRLMPIGRLDMNTEGLLLLTTDGEFKREMELPSTGVPRTYRARAFGEVSQQQLEDLFDGIEIDGIQYGPIEANLERRTGRNQWIEMTLTEGKNREVRRVLEHFELKVNRLIRTSYGPFELGELAGGAVEEVRQHDLVAFRSSLKKAQK from the coding sequence GTGGAACCGCCAAAAAAATCTGGTCCGCCGCGCCGGTCAGGTCCGGGCGGTCCCAAGCGTCCCTCCGGCCCCGGATCGCGTGGCGGCGCCGACCGCGGCACGGGCCGATCCGACGGTCGCAACGAAGGTCGTTTTGACAGCCGGAGCGAAGGCCGGTTGGACCGCTCCGCCCGGCGTGGCGAGCGCCCCGCGCGCGGTCCGCGTCTCGATCGCAATGGCCCCGGCGAGGCCCGTGGCAATCGCTTTGGCGAAGGCCGCAGCGAACGTGGCGAAGGTCGCGGCGCCCGCCCTGATCGCAGCGCTTCGGGTGAAGGCCGGGGCGGTCGTTTTGCCGGAAATCGCGAAGAAGGCCGTGGCGACCGCCCGGCCCGTGGCGCGCGTCCCGATCGCAACGCCGCCGGCGAAGGCCGTGGCCGCTTCGGCGAAGCGCGCGGTGAACGCAGCGAACGCCCGGCCCGTGGCCGCCCCGAGCGCGCCGCCCAGCCGGATCGCGCCGAACGCCCCGCCCGCAGCGGTCGCCCGGCCGAAGGCAAGCGCCCCGAGCGCGCCACTGGAGATCGTCCCGCCCGCGCGCCCTTTGGCGAGCGCGCCGCCCGCCCCGCTTTCGGTGACCGCCCGGCTCGCCCGCGCCCCGAAGGCCGCACTGAAGGTCGTATGGGCGGCACATCCTATCCGCCGCGCCGCCCCGGCAGCAAGAAGCCGGCTGCCCCCCATGTCGCCAACCCGCACCCGGCCCGTGCCGCCGCGGAAACCAGCGGCAAGGGCGAACCCCAGCGCATCGCCAAGCTGCTCGCCCGCGCCGGCATCGCCTCGCGCCGCGAGATCGAGCGGATGATCGAGGAAGGCCGTATCGCCAGGGACGGCGTCACGATCGACACCCCCGCGACGCTGCTGACCTCGCTCCATGGCGTGACCGTCGACGGCGATCCGGTCGCCGCGCCCGCCCCCGCACGCCTGTTCCTGTTCCACAAGCCGACCGGCTTCCTCACCACCGAGCGCGATCCCGCCGGTCGCCCGACCATCTACGACATCCTGCCCGACGACCTGCCGCGGCTGATGCCGATCGGCCGGCTCGACATGAATACCGAGGGGCTGTTGCTGCTCACCACCGACGGCGAGTTCAAGCGCGAGATGGAATTGCCCTCGACCGGCGTGCCGCGCACCTATCGCGCCCGCGCCTTTGGCGAGGTCAGCCAACAGCAGTTGGAGGATCTGTTCGACGGCATCGAGATTGACGGCATCCAATATGGTCCGATCGAGGCCAATCTGGAACGACGCACCGGCCGCAACCAGTGGATCGAAATGACCCTGACCGAGGGCAAGAACCGCGAAGTGCGCCGCGTGCTCGAACATTTCGAGCTCAAGGTCAATCGCCTGATCCGCACCAGCTACGGCCCGTTCGAGCTGGGTGAACTGGCCGGCGGCGCGGTCGAGGAAGTGCGCCAGCATGACCTGGTCGCCTTCCGCAGCAGCCTGAAGAAAGCACAGAAATGA
- the rsmD gene encoding 16S rRNA (guanine(966)-N(2))-methyltransferase RsmD encodes MRIISGQWRGRPLVAPKGDATRPTGDRTRETLFSMLASRLGSFEGLAVGDFFAGSGALGFEALSRGAGSCLFVEQDKAAIDAIRANGDKLGLRPDIRQTSVLSLGPTKTPLDLIFMDPPYDTGAGQVALDKLARLGWTSPATWISIETDRREDVAVKGFTVDAVRDVGKARLTLLRAEDNAPAA; translated from the coding sequence ATGAGGATCATCTCGGGTCAATGGCGCGGCCGTCCGCTGGTCGCGCCCAAGGGCGACGCCACCCGTCCCACCGGCGACCGCACCCGCGAAACGCTCTTTTCGATGCTGGCGAGCCGCTTGGGATCGTTCGAGGGGCTGGCCGTGGGCGATTTCTTCGCCGGCTCGGGCGCGCTGGGCTTTGAAGCCCTGTCGCGCGGCGCCGGCTCTTGCCTGTTCGTCGAGCAGGACAAGGCGGCGATCGACGCGATCCGCGCCAATGGCGACAAGCTCGGCCTGCGCCCCGACATCCGCCAGACCAGCGTGCTCTCGCTCGGCCCGACGAAGACGCCGCTCGACCTCATCTTCATGGACCCGCCCTATGACACCGGCGCGGGCCAGGTCGCACTCGACAAGCTGGCGCGCCTGGGCTGGACCAGCCCGGCCACCTGGATCAGCATCGAAACCGACCGGCGCGAGGACGTCGCGGTCAAGGGCTTCACCGTCGACGCCGTGCGCGACGTCGGCAAGGCGCGCCTCACCCTGCTCCGCGCAGAGGACAACGCGCCCGCCGCGTAA
- a CDS encoding folylpolyglutamate synthase/dihydrofolate synthase family protein, giving the protein MADHAVSDDPQVQAQLDRLWSLSPGADILGLERITQLLARLDDPHLRLPPVFHVAGTNGKGSTCAFLRAALEADGKTVHVFTSPHLVRFNERIRIAGKLIDDAMLAAYLARVLDVAEGIGASFFEVTTAAAFLAFAEHDADACIIEVGLGGRLDATNVIVDPVVCGIAQLGIDHQAFLGDTLPVIAAEKAGIAKSGAPLVTQRYDAALAPVMQDAADRAGTQWLTMGTAWDAAVYRDRVHYRDEQGHVDVPMPRLPGAHQVQNVALAIAMLRHQQAVPVSEAALKAAPLWAHWPARLQRLEHGPLLAALPEAAEAWLDGGHNEAAGQAISAFFTADRLHSRQIQLVIGMLANKDMDAYLAPFGGRIAHIHALPVPGHDHHPPERFAAVAARWGIGCTAHDDPQAAIAAIAQDAAQAQDGAPIILIAGSLYMAGEILRLNGQLPD; this is encoded by the coding sequence ATGGCCGACCATGCCGTTTCGGACGACCCGCAGGTCCAGGCCCAGCTTGACCGGCTCTGGTCGCTGTCCCCCGGCGCCGACATATTGGGACTGGAACGGATCACCCAGTTGCTGGCGCGGCTGGATGATCCCCACCTTCGCCTGCCGCCGGTCTTCCATGTCGCCGGCACCAACGGCAAGGGGTCGACCTGCGCCTTCCTGCGCGCCGCGCTGGAGGCGGACGGCAAGACCGTCCATGTCTTCACCTCGCCCCATCTGGTGCGCTTCAACGAGCGCATCCGCATCGCCGGCAAGCTGATCGACGATGCCATGCTCGCTGCCTATCTCGCCCGCGTGCTCGATGTGGCCGAAGGGATCGGCGCCAGCTTCTTCGAGGTGACGACCGCCGCCGCCTTCCTCGCCTTTGCCGAACATGATGCCGATGCCTGCATCATCGAGGTCGGCCTTGGCGGGCGGCTCGACGCCACCAACGTCATCGTCGATCCGGTCGTCTGCGGCATCGCCCAGCTCGGCATCGATCATCAGGCCTTCCTGGGTGACACGCTGCCGGTCATCGCCGCGGAAAAGGCCGGCATCGCCAAGTCCGGCGCGCCGCTGGTGACGCAGCGTTATGACGCCGCCCTCGCCCCGGTGATGCAGGATGCCGCGGATCGCGCCGGAACCCAATGGCTCACCATGGGCACCGCCTGGGACGCCGCCGTCTATCGCGACCGGGTCCATTATCGTGACGAACAGGGCCATGTCGACGTGCCGATGCCGCGCCTGCCCGGCGCGCATCAGGTCCAGAATGTCGCCCTCGCCATCGCCATGCTGCGCCATCAACAGGCCGTGCCGGTCAGCGAGGCGGCCCTGAAGGCCGCGCCGCTCTGGGCGCACTGGCCTGCCCGGCTGCAACGGCTGGAGCACGGCCCGCTGCTCGCCGCCCTGCCCGAAGCGGCGGAAGCTTGGCTTGACGGTGGCCATAATGAAGCCGCCGGCCAGGCGATCAGCGCCTTCTTCACCGCGGACCGGCTGCACAGCCGCCAGATCCAGCTCGTCATCGGCATGCTCGCGAACAAGGATATGGACGCCTATCTCGCGCCGTTCGGCGGCCGCATCGCTCATATCCATGCGCTGCCGGTGCCGGGACATGACCATCACCCGCCCGAACGCTTCGCCGCCGTCGCCGCCCGCTGGGGCATAGGCTGCACCGCCCATGACGACCCGCAGGCGGCGATCGCCGCCATCGCGCAGGATGCCGCGCAGGCCCAGGATGGGGCACCGATCATCCTGATCGCCGGCTCGCTCTATATGGCCGGAGAGATTTTGCGGTTGAACGGACAATTGCCCGACTGA
- the trpA gene encoding tryptophan synthase subunit alpha, which translates to MTDRLATRFAACKAQGRAALITFVTAGDPDVAATPAILDALVAGGADIIELGMPFTDPMADGPAIELANLRSLGSGTKTRDVFALAADFRARHPETPLILMGYANPMLARGSDWFAEQCQAAGVDGVICVDIPPEEDAELGPVLRAVGVHLVRLATPTTDAARLPAVLKGASGFLYHVAVAGITGKQQAAQANIEMAVDRLKAATDLPIAVGFGVRTPEQAAAIGRVADGVVVGSAIVDIVGSHGDAAGPFVQEFVASLSGALTTSIRETAA; encoded by the coding sequence ATGACCGACCGTCTCGCCACCCGCTTCGCCGCCTGCAAGGCACAGGGCCGCGCCGCCCTCATCACCTTCGTGACCGCCGGTGACCCGGACGTCGCCGCGACCCCCGCCATCCTCGATGCGCTGGTCGCAGGCGGCGCGGACATCATCGAACTCGGCATGCCCTTCACCGATCCGATGGCCGATGGCCCGGCGATCGAACTGGCGAACCTGCGCAGCCTCGGCTCGGGCACGAAGACGAGGGACGTCTTCGCCCTCGCCGCCGATTTCCGCGCGCGCCATCCCGAAACGCCGCTGATCCTGATGGGCTATGCCAATCCGATGCTGGCGCGCGGGTCCGACTGGTTTGCCGAGCAGTGCCAGGCCGCCGGCGTTGACGGCGTGATCTGTGTCGATATCCCGCCGGAGGAAGATGCCGAACTCGGCCCCGTCCTGCGCGCCGTCGGCGTCCACCTCGTCCGCCTCGCGACCCCGACCACGGACGCCGCCCGCCTGCCCGCCGTGCTGAAAGGTGCCAGCGGCTTCCTCTATCATGTCGCCGTCGCCGGCATTACCGGCAAGCAGCAGGCGGCACAGGCCAATATCGAAATGGCGGTCGATCGGCTGAAGGCCGCCACCGACCTGCCGATCGCGGTCGGTTTCGGCGTCCGCACGCCCGAACAGGCCGCCGCCATCGGCCGCGTCGCCGATGGCGTGGTGGTTGGCTCGGCGATCGTCGACATCGTCGGCTCGCACGGCGATGCCGCCGGCCCCTTCGTCCAGGAATTCGTCGCGTCGCTCAGCGGCGCCCTCACCACTTCTATCCGGGAGACCGCAGCATGA
- a CDS encoding globin domain-containing protein: MRENLSPETIAIVKATGPALRRHGVEITTRMYARLFEDASIKDMFDQAAQASGEQPRRLAAAILGFAENVDKLQALDGAIARMVQRHVDTGVQPDHYPKVAAALLPAIREVLGEEVATDEVLAAWAEAYTFLANILIGKEQAAYAEAA, encoded by the coding sequence ATGCGCGAAAATCTGTCCCCTGAAACCATCGCCATCGTGAAAGCGACCGGCCCGGCGCTGCGCCGTCATGGCGTCGAGATCACCACCCGCATGTATGCACGGCTGTTCGAGGACGCGTCGATCAAGGACATGTTCGATCAAGCGGCGCAGGCCAGCGGCGAGCAGCCGCGCCGGCTGGCGGCGGCGATCCTGGGCTTTGCGGAGAATGTCGACAAGTTGCAGGCGCTGGACGGCGCGATCGCGCGCATGGTGCAGCGCCATGTCGATACGGGCGTGCAGCCGGACCATTATCCCAAGGTGGCGGCCGCGCTGTTGCCGGCGATCCGCGAGGTGCTGGGCGAAGAAGTGGCGACCGATGAAGTGCTGGCCGCCTGGGCGGAAGCTTATACTTTCCTGGCCAATATCCTGATCGGCAAGGAACAGGCGGCCTACGCGGAGGCCGCCTGA
- a CDS encoding tetratricopeptide repeat protein produces the protein MIFLVASICIQIICAVDVVRSGRNQIWMLFIFLFSLAGCFAYLMLEVLPAYWGNRHLRTARSQVVGKVDPERGLRKARADLDLAETAANRIALGDALRDLGRFAEAEAAYRKGLALGPGQDATTQVKLAQTLFELGRSREGLAQLDDVPDVGRGSEWDRRALLRARMLSDIGEDAQARLLFEDVMSRYAGEEARCHYAAFLLEQGDRLRARQILEEVEQRARRLDRTQRAAQADMYRWAGEQLAELRKAAA, from the coding sequence ATGATCTTCCTCGTCGCGTCCATCTGTATCCAGATCATCTGTGCGGTCGATGTCGTGCGCAGCGGCCGCAACCAGATTTGGATGCTGTTCATCTTCCTCTTCTCGCTGGCAGGCTGCTTTGCCTATCTGATGCTGGAGGTGCTGCCGGCCTATTGGGGCAATCGCCATCTGCGCACCGCGCGCAGCCAGGTGGTCGGCAAGGTCGATCCCGAACGCGGCCTGCGCAAGGCACGGGCTGATCTGGACCTGGCGGAGACCGCCGCCAACCGGATCGCGCTGGGCGATGCGCTGCGGGATCTGGGCCGCTTTGCCGAGGCGGAGGCGGCCTATCGCAAGGGGCTGGCGCTGGGACCGGGGCAGGATGCGACGACGCAGGTCAAGCTGGCGCAGACCCTGTTCGAACTGGGGCGCAGCCGCGAGGGGCTGGCGCAGCTGGACGATGTGCCCGATGTCGGCCGGGGCAGCGAATGGGATCGGCGCGCGCTGCTGCGGGCGCGGATGCTGTCCGATATCGGGGAGGATGCGCAGGCGCGCCTGCTGTTCGAGGATGTGATGAGCCGCTATGCCGGCGAGGAGGCGCGCTGCCATTATGCCGCCTTCCTGCTGGAGCAGGGTGACCGGCTGCGCGCGCGGCAGATATTGGAGGAGGTCGAGCAGCGGGCCAGGCGGCTCGACCGCACCCAGCGCGCCGCCCAGGCCGATATGTATCGCTGGGCCGGCGAGCAGTTGGCGGAGTTGCGCAAGGCGGCGGCTTAA
- the accD gene encoding acetyl-CoA carboxylase, carboxyltransferase subunit beta: protein MSWINRVRNALPFTKKETTAETLWHQCPSCKEMVFIKEWEENLSVCPRCDHHGRIGPSERFEQILDAGFILLPTPGVPEDPLKFRDSKRYPDRIKAARASTGDQDALINARGAIDDVPLVMGVQNFAFMGGSMGMGVGAAFIQGINDAIAHKCPYVIFTAAGGARMQEGILSLMQMPRSTVAIQKLHAAGLPYIVVLTDPTTGGVTASYAMLGDIQISEPNALIGFAGQRVIESTIREKLPEGFQRAEYLLDHGMLDMVVHRSELRDTLARVIGYLTPRAAA from the coding sequence ATGAGCTGGATCAACCGCGTTCGTAACGCCCTGCCCTTCACCAAGAAGGAAACCACCGCCGAAACGCTCTGGCATCAGTGCCCGTCGTGCAAGGAAATGGTCTTCATCAAGGAATGGGAGGAAAATCTCTCGGTCTGCCCGCGCTGCGACCATCATGGCCGCATAGGCCCGTCGGAACGGTTCGAGCAGATCCTCGACGCCGGCTTCATCCTGCTGCCGACGCCCGGCGTGCCGGAAGATCCGCTCAAGTTCCGGGATAGCAAGCGCTATCCGGACCGGATCAAGGCCGCCCGCGCCTCGACCGGCGACCAGGATGCGCTCATCAACGCGCGCGGCGCGATCGACGATGTGCCGCTGGTCATGGGCGTGCAGAATTTCGCCTTCATGGGCGGTTCCATGGGCATGGGCGTGGGTGCGGCCTTCATCCAGGGAATCAATGATGCGATCGCGCATAAATGCCCCTATGTCATCTTCACCGCCGCCGGCGGCGCGCGCATGCAGGAAGGCATCCTGTCGCTGATGCAGATGCCGCGCTCCACCGTGGCGATTCAGAAGCTGCACGCGGCCGGCCTGCCCTATATCGTCGTGCTGACCGATCCGACCACCGGCGGCGTCACCGCCAGCTATGCGATGCTGGGCGATATCCAGATTTCGGAGCCCAATGCCCTGATCGGCTTCGCCGGCCAGCGCGTCATCGAAAGCACGATCCGTGAAAAGCTGCCCGAAGGCTTCCAGCGCGCCGAATATCTGCTCGACCATGGCATGCTCGACATGGTGGTCCATCGCAGCGAACTGCGCGACACGCTGGCTCGCGTGATCGGCTATCTGACGCCGCGCGCCGCCGCCTGA
- a CDS encoding DUF6628 family protein, giving the protein MAYGESYPVELPRPIPGGYGNRLFLFVMRRMATAGVNDAHAANAMLGAFGKSYRRPLVLMRAMMLELARAASRKILVAPCCCARMTADEAAIMQAVGDALRDPHTAFDNVSGLLGNDDALGALTCLQAVAQAHSDLGRPLDLYAAN; this is encoded by the coding sequence ATGGCATATGGAGAAAGCTACCCCGTCGAACTGCCCCGGCCCATTCCGGGCGGCTATGGCAATCGGCTGTTCCTGTTCGTCATGCGCCGCATGGCGACGGCCGGGGTCAATGATGCCCATGCCGCCAATGCGATGCTGGGCGCCTTCGGCAAAAGCTATCGCCGGCCCCTGGTACTGATGCGCGCGATGATGCTGGAACTGGCGCGCGCCGCCAGCCGCAAGATATTGGTCGCGCCCTGTTGCTGCGCGCGGATGACGGCGGACGAGGCGGCGATCATGCAGGCGGTGGGCGATGCGCTGCGCGATCCGCATACCGCCTTCGACAATGTCTCGGGGCTGCTGGGCAATGACGATGCGCTGGGCGCGCTCACCTGCCTGCAGGCGGTGGCGCAGGCGCATAGCGACCTTGGCCGGCCGCTGGACCTTTACGCGGCAAATTAA
- a CDS encoding MFS transporter has translation MRPYFGKMPFVALLIGISSGFPLMLLLGTMGYWLSKVGIQKSTIGFAIGLTTPYTLKWLWAPLVDKLPLPILTRLFGQRRAWLFFIQLLLFGAIWMLGASDPANHLGYFAFCAILVSFLGATQDIVIDAYRIEILSDEEMPYGTATNQFGYRLGAFFSGVGTIFLYSPQTGLGLGWPLAYGLTALLVLPGALGALWAGPGTYVDRHGEMAGKRFGAWLKETVLNPFIEFLGRKGSVLILLFVLLYKIGDAMGQGMLNPMIVDLGFTDAEFIAINKVVGFWGLIVGTALAAPFIAWLGMGRALFISGLMMMLSNLTFVIVAMHGHSNLWLTIAVATEQVTSGIGLTVFVTYLSGLSSLAYTATQFALLSSFAAVGRTWLAAPAGIIAENVGWVGFWLTTVVAALPGMLLLWLIWHKGFVVDSVRQPSTTDD, from the coding sequence ATGCGTCCCTATTTTGGGAAAATGCCGTTCGTGGCCTTGTTGATCGGCATATCGAGCGGGTTTCCGCTTATGCTGCTGCTTGGCACGATGGGCTATTGGCTATCCAAAGTGGGTATCCAGAAGTCTACGATCGGTTTCGCTATCGGCCTGACGACACCCTATACGCTCAAATGGCTCTGGGCGCCGTTGGTCGATAAGCTCCCGCTTCCGATCCTCACGCGGCTTTTCGGTCAGCGGCGGGCCTGGCTGTTTTTCATTCAGTTGCTGCTGTTCGGCGCAATCTGGATGCTGGGGGCCAGCGATCCTGCCAATCATCTTGGCTATTTCGCCTTTTGCGCGATCCTGGTTTCCTTCCTGGGCGCGACACAGGATATCGTGATCGATGCCTATCGTATCGAGATATTGAGCGATGAAGAGATGCCTTATGGCACGGCGACCAACCAGTTCGGCTATCGGCTTGGCGCCTTCTTCTCCGGGGTCGGGACGATCTTCCTCTATTCACCGCAAACAGGACTCGGCCTTGGCTGGCCGCTTGCATATGGCCTGACCGCCTTGCTGGTGCTGCCCGGCGCGCTGGGCGCGCTCTGGGCGGGGCCGGGCACTTATGTTGATCGCCATGGGGAAATGGCCGGGAAGCGATTTGGCGCATGGCTAAAGGAAACGGTGCTCAATCCCTTCATCGAGTTTTTAGGGCGCAAGGGATCGGTCCTGATCCTGCTGTTCGTGCTGCTCTATAAAATAGGCGATGCGATGGGGCAGGGCATGCTCAACCCGATGATCGTCGATCTTGGGTTCACCGATGCTGAGTTTATCGCGATCAACAAGGTCGTCGGTTTCTGGGGCCTGATCGTCGGCACGGCCTTGGCTGCGCCTTTCATCGCATGGCTCGGCATGGGGCGCGCCCTGTTCATATCGGGGTTGATGATGATGCTCAGCAATTTGACGTTCGTCATCGTTGCGATGCACGGTCATTCGAATTTGTGGCTGACCATAGCGGTGGCGACAGAGCAGGTGACGAGCGGTATCGGTTTGACGGTGTTCGTCACCTATCTGTCCGGCCTTTCCAGCCTTGCCTACACCGCAACCCAATTCGCATTATTGTCATCGTTCGCTGCTGTAGGTCGCACTTGGCTGGCTGCGCCGGCAGGGATCATCGCTGAGAATGTGGGATGGGTCGGATTCTGGCTGACGACGGTCGTCGCGGCATTGCCCGGCATGCTGTTGCTCTGGCTGATCTGGCATAAGGGCTTTGTCGTGGACAGCGTTCGTCAGCCCAGCACGACGGACGACTGA